A window of Xylophilus sp. GW821-FHT01B05 contains these coding sequences:
- a CDS encoding amino acid ABC transporter substrate-binding protein, whose amino-acid sequence MPAYQATLCACLATVLLAAPAWASDTLEKIRSSREIVIGYRVDAVPFSYTVPGQAQPMGYAIDLCKSIVEAVRNELKLPTLAVRYLAVDSKERFPAVTEGRVDLECANTTNTRERREKIGVAFTVPGYIAGTRMMVHTDSGIQRLEDMRGKRIATTEGTTSVGVIRTKNTELSLGLQISECKDDQGCFDLLQRKQVDAYMMDDILLYSFRAASADPESLQVVGKFLSIEPLAIMLRKDDPAFKKLVDAEMLRMVYERRLHQIYRQWFESPIPPNGRNLRVPMNYLLKDFLKFPSDKVGD is encoded by the coding sequence ATGCCTGCGTACCAGGCCACCCTCTGCGCCTGCCTGGCCACGGTGCTGCTGGCGGCCCCGGCCTGGGCCAGCGACACGCTGGAGAAGATCCGCAGCAGCCGCGAGATCGTCATCGGCTACCGCGTCGACGCCGTTCCTTTCTCATACACCGTGCCGGGCCAGGCCCAGCCGATGGGCTATGCGATCGACCTCTGCAAGAGCATTGTCGAAGCGGTGCGCAACGAGCTGAAGCTGCCCACACTGGCCGTGCGCTACCTGGCGGTGGACAGCAAGGAGCGCTTCCCGGCCGTGACCGAGGGCCGCGTCGACCTGGAATGCGCCAACACCACCAACACGCGCGAGCGGCGCGAGAAGATCGGCGTGGCCTTCACCGTGCCCGGCTACATCGCCGGCACACGCATGATGGTGCACACCGACTCGGGCATACAGCGCCTGGAAGACATGCGCGGCAAGCGCATCGCCACAACCGAGGGCACAACATCGGTGGGCGTCATCCGCACCAAGAACACCGAGCTGAGCCTGGGCCTGCAGATCAGCGAATGCAAGGACGACCAGGGCTGCTTCGACCTGCTGCAGCGCAAGCAGGTTGACGCCTACATGATGGACGACATCCTGCTCTACAGCTTTCGCGCCGCGTCCGCAGACCCGGAATCACTGCAGGTGGTGGGCAAGTTTTTGTCCATCGAGCCGCTGGCCATCATGCTGCGCAAGGACGACCCGGCCTTCAAGAAGCTGGTGGACGCAGAGATGCTGCGCATGGTCTACGAGCGCCGCCTGCACCAGATCTACCGCCAGTGGTTCGAGTCCCCGATCCCGCCCAACGGCCGCAACCTGCGCGTACCGATGAACTACCTGCTCAAGGACTTCTTGAAATTTCCGTCGGACAAGGTGGGCGACTAA
- a CDS encoding methyl-accepting chemotaxis protein → MLSVRRISVRSRFYLVMAMVSLSLLVLAAWSTWSTRESIATITALFDHQNRTGQQIAALRESMASVRRYQAEMIAVAVSNPSDVERVHTLWKKEMTQLRDGGQAMAGEASTAGTEAAKFFAQQPALLTEVETVINPIATQLGDAKMDASAAAAYAQSADGALDALQAGLSEVLKAQQAQTLLVRDEIQAKSARDSGARLLLVGLTLAIFLPLMALTLRSLCGPLDQAVAAAGRIADGDLDGSFDLDGNDETARLMQALAHMQTSLRRLVGQMRESSLSIELASTEVAAGNTDLSQRTEYTASNLQRTAHSMAGLTESVQRSVESAGAASQQASDAASVAVQGGAAVAEVVSTMAEISASSHRIADIVGVIDGIAFQTNILALNAAVEAARAGVHGRGFAVVASEVRSLAQHAANAAKEIKVLIGASAQRIASGSRLVQDTGAQMQAIVSSFHRVKDIIDEISTSSHLQHAGIAELNTAMVELEGMTQQNSALVEQSTAAAASLQSQARMLAAVVSRFRTADAMSTSMGTVA, encoded by the coding sequence ATGCTCTCGGTCCGTCGTATCTCTGTGCGCTCACGCTTCTACCTGGTGATGGCCATGGTCAGCCTGTCGCTGTTGGTACTGGCGGCCTGGAGCACCTGGTCCACACGTGAATCCATTGCCACGATCACGGCGTTGTTCGACCACCAGAACCGCACCGGCCAGCAGATTGCGGCACTGCGCGAATCCATGGCCAGCGTGCGGCGCTACCAGGCCGAGATGATCGCGGTCGCCGTATCCAACCCCTCCGACGTGGAGCGCGTGCACACGCTCTGGAAGAAGGAGATGACCCAATTGCGCGACGGCGGCCAGGCCATGGCCGGCGAAGCGAGCACGGCAGGCACCGAGGCGGCGAAGTTCTTCGCCCAGCAGCCCGCCCTGCTGACTGAAGTAGAAACCGTCATCAACCCCATTGCCACGCAATTGGGCGACGCCAAGATGGACGCCAGCGCGGCCGCCGCCTATGCCCAAAGCGCTGATGGCGCACTCGATGCCCTGCAGGCCGGCCTGAGCGAGGTGCTCAAGGCGCAGCAGGCCCAGACCCTGCTGGTGCGGGATGAGATCCAGGCCAAGTCGGCACGCGACTCCGGCGCCCGGCTGCTGCTGGTGGGCCTGACCCTGGCCATCTTCCTGCCCTTGATGGCCCTGACCCTGCGCTCACTGTGCGGCCCACTCGACCAGGCGGTCGCAGCAGCAGGCCGCATCGCCGACGGCGACCTGGACGGCAGCTTCGACCTGGACGGAAACGACGAGACCGCCCGCCTGATGCAGGCGCTGGCCCATATGCAGACATCGCTGCGCCGCCTGGTCGGCCAGATGCGTGAATCCTCGCTGAGCATCGAGCTGGCCAGCACCGAGGTCGCGGCTGGCAATACCGACCTGTCCCAGCGCACCGAATACACCGCCAGCAACCTGCAGCGCACGGCGCACTCTATGGCCGGCCTGACCGAAAGCGTGCAGCGCTCGGTCGAATCCGCCGGCGCTGCCAGCCAGCAGGCGTCAGACGCCGCCTCGGTGGCGGTGCAGGGTGGCGCGGCCGTGGCCGAGGTGGTCAGCACCATGGCCGAGATCAGCGCCTCTTCACACCGTATAGCCGACATCGTCGGCGTCATCGATGGCATTGCCTTCCAGACCAATATCCTGGCGCTCAACGCCGCAGTCGAGGCGGCGCGGGCCGGCGTGCACGGCCGCGGCTTTGCCGTGGTGGCCAGCGAAGTGCGCAGCCTGGCGCAGCACGCCGCCAACGCCGCCAAGGAAATCAAGGTCTTGATCGGCGCATCAGCGCAGCGCATTGCATCGGGGTCACGGCTGGTGCAAGACACCGGCGCCCAGATGCAGGCCATCGTCTCCAGCTTTCACCGCGTGAAAGACATCATCGACGAGATCAGCACCAGCTCCCATCTGCAGCACGCCGGCATTGCCGAGCTGAACACCGCGATGGTGGAGCTGGAAGGCATGACCCAGCAAAACTCCGCCCTGGTGGAGCAGAGCACGGCAGCCGCCGCATCGCTGCAGTCCCAGGCGCGCATGCTGGCGGCGGTGGTGTCGCGCTTTCGTACGGCGGATGCCATGAGCACCAGCATGGGCACGGTGGCCTGA